Proteins encoded in a region of the Saccharopolyspora phatthalungensis genome:
- a CDS encoding 1,6-dihydroxycyclohexa-2,4-diene-1-carboxylate dehydrogenase, whose product MSAGRFAGLAVVVTGAAQGIGRAVAERLFAESAEVVLVDRAELVYEVAGELISGGRKAHAVIADLERFTGAEAAMVRSHELHGGIDVLINTVGGTIWAKPFEHYPPAQIEAEIRRSLLPTLWCCRAVLPYLVEQRHGTIVNVSSVATRGVNRVPYAAAKGGVNALTTALAVEAAEYGIRVVATAPGGTDAPPRRIARGPAAETDQEKQWYREVVDQTVASSLMRRYGTLEEQAAAIAFLASPDASYITGTVLPVAGGDLG is encoded by the coding sequence GTGAGCGCGGGTCGCTTCGCGGGCCTGGCGGTGGTCGTTACCGGGGCCGCGCAGGGCATTGGCCGAGCGGTGGCGGAGCGGTTGTTCGCCGAATCCGCCGAGGTCGTGCTGGTGGACCGGGCCGAGCTGGTCTACGAGGTGGCCGGGGAGCTGATCTCCGGTGGCCGCAAGGCGCACGCCGTGATCGCCGACCTGGAGCGGTTCACCGGGGCGGAAGCGGCGATGGTCCGCAGCCACGAATTGCATGGTGGCATCGACGTGCTGATCAACACGGTTGGCGGCACGATCTGGGCGAAGCCCTTCGAGCACTACCCGCCGGCGCAGATCGAGGCGGAGATCCGGCGGTCGCTGCTGCCGACCCTGTGGTGCTGCCGGGCTGTTCTGCCGTACCTGGTCGAACAGCGGCACGGCACGATCGTGAACGTCTCCTCGGTGGCCACTCGCGGCGTCAACCGGGTGCCGTACGCGGCGGCGAAAGGCGGAGTCAATGCGTTGACCACGGCCCTTGCCGTGGAAGCCGCGGAGTACGGGATCCGGGTGGTGGCCACCGCGCCGGGCGGGACCGACGCGCCGCCGCGCCGCATCGCGCGCGGGCCGGCGGCCGAGACCGACCAAGAGAAGCAGTGGTATCGCGAGGTCGTGGACCAGACCGTCGCCTCGTCGCTGATGCGGCGCTACGGCACGCTGGAAGAGCAGGCGGCGGCGATCGCGTTCCTCGCCTCCCCCGATGCCTCCTACATCACCGGGACCGTGCTCCCGGTCGCCGGCGGCGACCTCGGATGA
- the benC gene encoding benzoate 1,2-dioxygenase electron transfer component BenC: MSYQVALSFEDGVTRFITCGPHETVAEASYRSRINIPLDCRDGACGTCKSRCVSGAYDGGDYIEDALTDDEAAEGFALPCQMTPHSDLVLEIPATSAFAKTGAATHAGSIIELQRLSASTAALTVELDDRDQLAFLPGQYVNVTVPGTEATRSYSFRTGPAEKAVSFLVRITEGGAMSDYLGDRAEVGDRLEFAGPLGSFFLRDLIRPVLMLAGGTGLAPLLSMLERLTDAEVTHPVHLIYGVSSDTDLVELDKLSAYAEAIPRFSFDYCVADETSSAPNKGYVTGLLTPEVLHGGEVDVYLCGPPPMVEAVRGHLRESGLNPANFYTEKFTVAAEVGR, from the coding sequence ATGAGCTATCAAGTGGCGTTGAGCTTCGAGGACGGGGTCACCAGGTTCATCACCTGCGGTCCACATGAGACGGTCGCCGAGGCATCCTACCGGTCGCGGATCAACATCCCGCTGGACTGCCGGGATGGTGCCTGCGGCACCTGCAAGTCGCGTTGCGTCTCCGGCGCTTACGACGGCGGCGACTACATCGAGGACGCGCTCACCGACGACGAGGCGGCCGAGGGTTTCGCCTTGCCGTGCCAGATGACGCCGCACAGCGACCTGGTCTTGGAGATCCCGGCCACCTCGGCGTTCGCCAAGACCGGAGCGGCCACGCACGCCGGATCGATCATCGAGCTCCAGCGGCTGTCGGCCAGCACGGCTGCCCTCACGGTGGAACTCGACGATCGCGATCAGCTGGCGTTCCTGCCCGGCCAGTACGTGAACGTGACCGTTCCCGGCACCGAGGCGACCAGGTCGTATTCGTTTCGCACCGGACCGGCCGAGAAGGCGGTGTCGTTCCTGGTCCGCATCACCGAGGGCGGGGCGATGTCGGATTACCTCGGCGACCGTGCCGAGGTCGGCGACCGGCTCGAATTCGCCGGCCCGCTGGGGAGTTTCTTCCTCCGCGATCTGATCCGCCCGGTCCTGATGCTGGCCGGTGGCACCGGGTTGGCGCCGCTGCTGTCCATGTTGGAACGGCTAACCGACGCCGAAGTGACGCATCCGGTACACCTGATCTACGGCGTCAGCAGCGATACCGACCTGGTAGAGCTGGACAAGCTGAGCGCATATGCCGAGGCGATTCCGCGATTCAGCTTCGATTACTGCGTCGCCGACGAAACCAGCAGCGCCCCCAACAAGGGCTATGTGACCGGCCTGCTCACGCCGGAGGTCCTGCACGGCGGCGAGGTCGACGTCTACCTCTGCGGACCGCCGCCGATGGTCGAGGCGGTGCGCGGCCACCTGCGGGAGTCCGGGCTCAACCCGGCGAATTTCTACACCGAGAAGTTCACTGTCGCGGCGGAGGTGGGCCGGTGA
- the benB gene encoding benzoate 1,2-dioxygenase small subunit, translating into MTTAIETVTTEAVREFLYREARYLDDREFERWLECYHEDAEFWMPAWDDDDELTTDPQTEISLIYYANRGGLEDRVFRIRTDRSAATSIPEPRTGHNITNVEIVGRRGSLVDVRFNWFTLYYRYHHVDTYFGTSFYTIDFGGERPLITGKRVVLKNDYIHHVVDIYHV; encoded by the coding sequence ATGACTACCGCGATCGAAACCGTGACCACCGAAGCCGTCCGCGAGTTCCTGTACCGGGAGGCGCGCTACCTCGACGACCGCGAGTTCGAGCGGTGGCTGGAGTGCTACCACGAGGACGCCGAGTTCTGGATGCCCGCGTGGGACGACGATGACGAGCTGACCACCGATCCACAGACCGAGATCTCGCTGATCTACTACGCCAACCGAGGCGGCCTGGAGGACCGGGTGTTCCGGATCCGCACCGACCGGTCGGCGGCGACCAGCATCCCGGAACCGCGCACCGGCCACAACATCACCAACGTGGAGATCGTCGGGCGACGCGGTTCGCTCGTCGACGTGCGGTTCAACTGGTTCACCCTCTACTACCGCTACCACCACGTCGACACCTACTTCGGAACCTCGTTCTACACCATCGATTTCGGCGGCGAGCGACCGTTGATCACCGGCAAGCGGGTGGTGCTGAAGAACGACTACATCCACCACGTAGTGGACATCTACCACGTGTGA
- the benA gene encoding benzoate 1,2-dioxygenase large subunit, giving the protein MSEALERIRTTLADALVEDPERGIYRAKRSIFTDPELFELELTHIFEGNWIYLAHESQIPGIGDYFTTHIGRQPVVITRDKQGQLNALLNACSHRGAMLCRRKRDNRTTLTCPFHGWTFSNNGKLLKVKDPRDAGYPEQFNTAGSHDLTRVARFESYRGFLFGSLNPDVKPLAEHLGEAAKIIDMVVDQSTEGLEVLRGASTYVFDGNWKLQAENGADGYHVSATHWNYAATTARRTSGESSNNTKNMDAGTWSRQKGGFYSFEHGHLLLWTEWADPRHRSLNEKRDELVARYGADRANWMIGYSRNLCLYPNVYLMDQFSSQIRHFRPISVDKTEVTIYCIAPKGESAAARTNRIRQYEDFFNATGMATPDDLEEFRACQHTYRATAAPWNDLSRGAAHQIAGADEDAERLGIAPIASGVRTEDEGLYPIQHGYWLDTMRAAVDSVAAQANR; this is encoded by the coding sequence ATGTCCGAAGCGCTGGAACGCATCCGGACCACTCTCGCCGACGCGCTGGTGGAGGACCCCGAGCGCGGCATCTACCGCGCCAAGCGCAGCATCTTCACCGACCCGGAACTCTTCGAGCTGGAGCTGACGCACATCTTCGAGGGCAACTGGATCTACCTGGCGCACGAGAGCCAGATCCCCGGGATCGGCGATTACTTCACCACCCACATCGGCCGCCAGCCGGTGGTGATCACCCGGGACAAGCAGGGGCAGCTCAATGCGCTGCTCAACGCCTGCAGCCACCGCGGCGCCATGCTCTGTCGCCGCAAGCGGGACAACCGCACCACGCTCACCTGCCCGTTCCACGGCTGGACCTTCAGCAACAACGGCAAGCTGCTGAAGGTCAAGGACCCGCGCGACGCCGGTTACCCCGAGCAGTTCAACACCGCCGGATCGCACGACCTGACCAGGGTGGCCCGGTTCGAAAGCTACCGGGGCTTCCTGTTCGGCAGCCTCAACCCGGACGTCAAGCCGCTGGCCGAACACCTCGGCGAGGCGGCCAAGATCATCGACATGGTGGTCGACCAGTCCACGGAGGGCCTGGAGGTGCTGCGCGGTGCCTCCACCTACGTCTTCGACGGCAACTGGAAGCTGCAAGCCGAAAACGGCGCCGACGGCTATCACGTCTCGGCCACGCACTGGAACTACGCCGCGACCACCGCCCGCCGCACCTCGGGGGAATCCAGCAACAACACCAAAAACATGGACGCCGGCACCTGGTCGCGGCAGAAGGGCGGGTTCTACTCCTTCGAGCACGGGCACCTGCTGCTGTGGACAGAGTGGGCCGACCCCCGCCATCGATCGCTGAACGAGAAGCGCGACGAGTTGGTGGCGCGGTACGGCGCGGACCGGGCGAACTGGATGATCGGCTACTCGCGCAACCTGTGCCTGTACCCGAATGTCTACCTGATGGACCAGTTCAGCTCGCAGATCCGGCACTTCCGGCCGATCTCGGTGGACAAGACCGAGGTCACGATCTACTGCATCGCGCCCAAGGGCGAGAGCGCCGCGGCCCGCACCAACCGGATCCGCCAATACGAGGACTTCTTCAACGCCACCGGCATGGCCACCCCGGATGACCTGGAGGAGTTCCGGGCCTGCCAGCACACCTACCGGGCCACCGCCGCCCCGTGGAACGACCTCAGCCGCGGCGCGGCGCACCAGATCGCCGGTGCCGACGAGGACGCCGAACGCCTCGGCATCGCGCCGATCGCCAGCGGGGTACGCACCGAGGACGAGGGCCTGTACCCGATCCAGCATGGCTACTGGCTCGACACGATGCGCGCCGCCGTCGATTCCGTTGCAGCCCAGGCAAACCGGTGA
- a CDS encoding LysR substrate-binding domain-containing protein, which produces MELRHLRYFVAVAETRHFGRAATRLNMAQPPLSQAIRQLEAELGAELFARTTRQVQLTSAGAAFYEDALRILKSIEDAARRAKRLADGCHGVLRLGLTGSASYRQLPRLAHIVKRDLPGVELEIHPDMLTPAQEKSLLGNGIDVGMLRPPTREDGIVHRTIAREPLVLVLPANHPLAGETEVGMAQLRAEQFIMYSASLRSVVNDAVVRSCLAAGFYPHCAHEIGEASIQVALVAAGLGVALAPASVQAIPLEGVVFLPVPDAECVELALAWRADDESPLLRNLLTALAANDVFICRDIDAIDDTEETREDHAS; this is translated from the coding sequence GTGGAGCTGCGACATCTGCGTTACTTCGTCGCCGTCGCCGAGACCCGCCACTTCGGCCGGGCGGCCACGCGGCTGAACATGGCGCAACCCCCGCTTTCGCAGGCGATCCGCCAGCTGGAGGCCGAGCTCGGTGCCGAGCTGTTCGCCCGTACCACCCGGCAGGTGCAGCTGACCTCGGCGGGCGCGGCCTTCTACGAGGACGCGCTGCGCATCCTGAAATCGATCGAGGACGCCGCGCGGCGCGCCAAGCGGCTTGCCGACGGGTGCCACGGCGTGCTCCGGCTCGGGCTGACCGGGTCGGCGTCCTACCGGCAGCTGCCGCGCCTGGCGCACATCGTCAAGCGCGACCTGCCAGGGGTCGAGCTGGAGATCCACCCGGACATGCTCACCCCGGCGCAGGAGAAGTCGTTGCTGGGCAACGGCATCGACGTCGGGATGCTGCGCCCGCCGACCCGGGAGGACGGCATCGTGCACCGCACCATCGCCCGGGAGCCGCTGGTGCTGGTGCTGCCCGCCAACCACCCGCTGGCCGGCGAAACGGAGGTCGGCATGGCGCAGCTGCGGGCGGAGCAATTCATCATGTACTCGGCGTCGCTGCGGTCGGTGGTCAACGACGCGGTGGTGCGCAGCTGCCTGGCGGCCGGGTTCTACCCGCACTGCGCGCACGAGATCGGGGAGGCATCCATCCAGGTGGCGCTCGTCGCCGCCGGGCTCGGGGTGGCGCTCGCCCCGGCCTCGGTGCAGGCGATCCCGCTGGAGGGCGTGGTTTTCCTGCCGGTGCCCGACGCCGAATGTGTCGAATTGGCGCTGGCCTGGCGCGCCGACGACGAATCCCCGCTGCTGCGCAACCTGCTGACCGCGCTCGCCGCCAACGACGTGTTCATCTGCCGCGACATCGACGCCATCGACGACACCGAGGAAACCCGTGAAGATCACGCGAGTTGA
- a CDS encoding mandelate racemase/muconate lactonizing enzyme family protein yields the protein MKITRVEAIPFAIPYRKPLRFASGEVHAAEHVLVRVHTDDGLVGVAEAPPRPFTYGETQESIVAMIDKLFAPEVVGMSALEREAIHARLHRTVGNPTAKAALDMALWDVIGKSLGQPVTDLLGGYTDRMRVSHMVGFAAPEQMVAEAERIRAEYGITTFKVKVGRRPYTVDVEACRALRAGLGDDVELYVDGNRGWTASESARALQEMSDLGLTLAEELCPADDVLGRRWLVQRCEIPFVADESATDPGEVTRELLGGSATAISIKTARTGFTTSQRVLFQCEGLGVEVVLGNQIDGQIGTMCGVAFGAAYRLTAQRAGELSNFLDMSDDLLTEPIRINGGAVPVRPGPGIGIDIDPDKLAHYRQDG from the coding sequence GTGAAGATCACGCGAGTTGAGGCGATCCCCTTCGCCATCCCGTACCGCAAGCCGCTGCGCTTCGCCAGCGGCGAGGTGCACGCCGCCGAGCATGTGCTGGTGCGGGTGCACACCGACGACGGGCTGGTCGGAGTCGCCGAGGCGCCGCCGCGGCCATTCACCTACGGCGAGACGCAGGAATCCATCGTCGCGATGATCGACAAGCTGTTCGCTCCCGAAGTAGTGGGCATGTCGGCGCTGGAGCGGGAGGCCATCCATGCGCGGCTGCACCGCACGGTGGGCAATCCGACGGCCAAGGCGGCGCTGGACATGGCGTTGTGGGACGTTATCGGCAAGTCGCTCGGGCAGCCGGTGACAGATCTGCTCGGCGGCTACACCGACCGCATGCGGGTCTCGCACATGGTCGGCTTCGCCGCCCCGGAGCAGATGGTGGCCGAGGCCGAGCGGATCCGCGCCGAATACGGCATCACCACCTTCAAGGTCAAGGTCGGCCGCAGACCGTACACAGTGGACGTTGAAGCCTGCCGGGCGCTGCGGGCCGGGCTCGGCGACGACGTCGAGCTCTACGTCGACGGCAACCGGGGCTGGACCGCATCGGAATCCGCCCGCGCCCTGCAGGAGATGTCCGACCTCGGGCTCACCCTCGCCGAGGAGCTCTGCCCGGCCGACGACGTGCTCGGTCGGCGCTGGCTGGTACAGCGCTGCGAGATCCCTTTCGTGGCAGACGAAAGCGCCACCGACCCGGGCGAGGTCACCCGCGAACTGCTCGGCGGCTCGGCCACCGCCATCAGCATCAAGACCGCCCGCACGGGCTTTACCACCTCGCAGCGCGTGCTGTTCCAGTGCGAAGGGCTGGGCGTGGAAGTGGTGCTGGGCAACCAGATTGACGGGCAGATCGGCACCATGTGCGGCGTCGCCTTCGGCGCCGCCTACCGGCTGACCGCGCAGCGGGCGGGGGAGCTGTCCAACTTCCTGGACATGAGCGACGACCTGCTCACCGAGCCGATCCGGATCAATGGCGGCGCCGTGCCGGTCCGCCCGGGGCCGGGTATCGGCATCGACATCGACCCCGACAAGCTTGCGCACTACCGCCAGGACGGCTGA